In Ischnura elegans chromosome 9, ioIscEleg1.1, whole genome shotgun sequence, the following proteins share a genomic window:
- the LOC124165685 gene encoding uncharacterized protein LOC124165685 isoform X2, which produces MTPKYQSRLIFTAEQEKCLADYLITCSKLCYGQSTRNTRELAYEMAVVNSIQVPKNWHDDSAAGLDWLRLFLKRNPNLSIRQPENCSLSRCTSFNAHTVKTFFDNLGAALRRSECFGDGSRIWNLDETGTSTVVNKSAKVIAEKGSKGVNNVTAGERGTLVTTCCFVSASGNTIPPAFVFPRVKFSDHMLINAPPGSLGLTSKSGWMTAEIFPEVIKHFIKHTKTSKEDPTLLIMDNHQSHISIQVIDLAKEYGIMIVTLPPHCSAKLQPLDVSCYAPFKTYYAAAVDSWNKSNPGKALSIYHIAGCVNFAHQKAMTPATIINGFKKTGIYPYNRHIFTEADFLSSSVTDQPSPETEECDLLSQELRATASTSSLNNGQGEDKRTFQSPAQFKGYPKAAPRKNSTRKREPGKSMIITDTPEKIRMMEKKNTAIGKKTSEATKSCRSLFNANVAIDNCEGPHQNSDTTSEGGLSNPLEGNEDILEGFGNKVGTVKVGDYVLIEFSSKKKFYYVGRIIKEARKHNGAEVTYLRKSSKVPNSFFFPHIEDIASVSMKDIKLVLPPPSYRKGTARMKRFISFKISFANLDVR; this is translated from the coding sequence ATGACACCAAAATATCAATCCAGATTGATTTTTACAGCTGAACAAGAAAAGTGCTTGGCTGACTATTTGATAACATGCTCAAAACTCTGTTATGGTCAGTCGACTCGTAACACTCGAGAGCTAGCTTATGAAATGGCAGTGGTGAACTCTATACAAGTGCCAAAAAACTGGCATGATGACTCTGCTGCAGGTTTAGACTGGCTACGATTGTTCTTGAAGCGAAATCCAAATTTAAGcattcggcagcctgaaaactgttctctttctcgttgcacatcatttaatgcacacacagtgaaaacattttttgacaatctTGGTGCAGCCTTAAGACGTTCAGAATGTTTTGGTGATGGTTCCAGAATATGGAATCTAGATGAAACTGGTACCTCAACAGTCGTAAATAAGTCTGCCAAGGTGATTGCAGAAAAGGGATCCAAAGGGGTAAATAATGTAACAGCAGGTGAAAGGGGAACTCTAGTTACTACATGCTGTTTTGTGAGTGCATCCGGAAACACCATACCCCCTGCATTTGTTTTCCCAAGGGTCAAGTTCAGTGATCATATGTTGATCAATGCCCCTCCTGGCTCTCTTGGACTGACATCGAAAAGTGGTTGGatgacagcagaaatatttcctgaagttattaagcacttcatcaaacatacaaaaacaagtaaagaagaCCCTACACTGCTAATAATGGATAATCACCAAAGCCATATTAGTATACAAGTAATAGATTTGGCAAAAGAGTATGGCATAATGATTGTGACTCTTCCACCTCATTGCAGTGCCAAATTACAGCCCTTGGATGTTTCCTGTTATGCTCCATTTAAGACCTATTATGCCGCAGCAGTTGATTCCTGGAACAAAAGCAATCCAGGTAAAGCTCTTTCCATCTACCATATTGCAGGATGCGTCAATTTTGCCCATCAAAAGGCTATGACTCCAGCTACtattattaatggattcaaaaaaactggaatatatccATATAATAGGCACATTTTCACCGAGGCAGATTTCTTGAGTAGTTCTGTAACAGACCAGCCTTCTCCTGAAACTGAAGAGTGTGACTTATTGAGCCAAGAATTAAGAGCAACTGCAAGTACTTCCAGTTTAAACAATGGTCAAGGTGAAgataaaagaacttttcaaagtcCTGCTCAGTTCAAGGGCTATCCTAAAGCCGCTCCAAGGAAAAATTCAACCAGGAAAAGAGAACCAGGCAAAAGTATGATCATAACAGACACACCAGAAAAAATCCgtatgatggaaaagaaaaatacagctataggaaaaaaaacttctgaggcAACTAAATCATGCAGAAGTTTATTTAATGCCAATGTTGCCATTGATAACTGTGAGGGGCCCCATCAAAATTCAGACACCACGTCAGAGGGAGGACTTTCAAACCCCTTGGAaggtaatgaggatattttagaaggttttggaaataaagtaggtacagtaaaagttggtgattatgttttgattgagttttcatcgaagaaaaaattctactatgtaggtagaataattaaagaagcaagaaaacacaatggcgctgaagttacatatttacgaaaaagttccaaagtgccaaattcattttttttcccacatATTGAAGATATAGCATCTGTCAGCATGAAAgacattaaattagttttaccaCCTCCTTCTTATCGCAAAGGAACTGCAAGAATGAaaaggtttatttcatttaaaatttcatttgccaatttAGATGTTCGTTAA
- the LOC124165685 gene encoding uncharacterized protein LOC124165685 isoform X1, which translates to MRNRIRKSHIGSFTDGEMRAAVHLVLHENYSIRKAAKECNVNYVTLSRYVSKQKKASDEGTGEHVRMTPKYQSRLIFTAEQEKCLADYLITCSKLCYGQSTRNTRELAYEMAVVNSIQVPKNWHDDSAAGLDWLRLFLKRNPNLSIRQPENCSLSRCTSFNAHTVKTFFDNLGAALRRSECFGDGSRIWNLDETGTSTVVNKSAKVIAEKGSKGVNNVTAGERGTLVTTCCFVSASGNTIPPAFVFPRVKFSDHMLINAPPGSLGLTSKSGWMTAEIFPEVIKHFIKHTKTSKEDPTLLIMDNHQSHISIQVIDLAKEYGIMIVTLPPHCSAKLQPLDVSCYAPFKTYYAAAVDSWNKSNPGKALSIYHIAGCVNFAHQKAMTPATIINGFKKTGIYPYNRHIFTEADFLSSSVTDQPSPETEECDLLSQELRATASTSSLNNGQGEDKRTFQSPAQFKGYPKAAPRKNSTRKREPGKSMIITDTPEKIRMMEKKNTAIGKKTSEATKSCRSLFNANVAIDNCEGPHQNSDTTSEGGLSNPLEGNEDILEGFGNKVGTVKVGDYVLIEFSSKKKFYYVGRIIKEARKHNGAEVTYLRKSSKVPNSFFFPHIEDIASVSMKDIKLVLPPPSYRKGTARMKRFISFKISFANLDVR; encoded by the exons ATGAGGAATAGAATAAGAAAGAGCCATATTGGATCCTTCACAGATGGTGAAATGCGCGCTGCAGTTCATCTTGTTctgcatgaaaactattcaatcaggaaagcagccaaagaatgtaatgtcaattatgtaacactcagtcg GTATGTGAGTAAGCAAAAAAAGGCTAGTGATGAAGGGACTGGTGAACATGTTCGCATGACACCAAAATATCAATCCAGATTGATTTTTACAGCTGAACAAGAAAAGTGCTTGGCTGACTATTTGATAACATGCTCAAAACTCTGTTATGGTCAGTCGACTCGTAACACTCGAGAGCTAGCTTATGAAATGGCAGTGGTGAACTCTATACAAGTGCCAAAAAACTGGCATGATGACTCTGCTGCAGGTTTAGACTGGCTACGATTGTTCTTGAAGCGAAATCCAAATTTAAGcattcggcagcctgaaaactgttctctttctcgttgcacatcatttaatgcacacacagtgaaaacattttttgacaatctTGGTGCAGCCTTAAGACGTTCAGAATGTTTTGGTGATGGTTCCAGAATATGGAATCTAGATGAAACTGGTACCTCAACAGTCGTAAATAAGTCTGCCAAGGTGATTGCAGAAAAGGGATCCAAAGGGGTAAATAATGTAACAGCAGGTGAAAGGGGAACTCTAGTTACTACATGCTGTTTTGTGAGTGCATCCGGAAACACCATACCCCCTGCATTTGTTTTCCCAAGGGTCAAGTTCAGTGATCATATGTTGATCAATGCCCCTCCTGGCTCTCTTGGACTGACATCGAAAAGTGGTTGGatgacagcagaaatatttcctgaagttattaagcacttcatcaaacatacaaaaacaagtaaagaagaCCCTACACTGCTAATAATGGATAATCACCAAAGCCATATTAGTATACAAGTAATAGATTTGGCAAAAGAGTATGGCATAATGATTGTGACTCTTCCACCTCATTGCAGTGCCAAATTACAGCCCTTGGATGTTTCCTGTTATGCTCCATTTAAGACCTATTATGCCGCAGCAGTTGATTCCTGGAACAAAAGCAATCCAGGTAAAGCTCTTTCCATCTACCATATTGCAGGATGCGTCAATTTTGCCCATCAAAAGGCTATGACTCCAGCTACtattattaatggattcaaaaaaactggaatatatccATATAATAGGCACATTTTCACCGAGGCAGATTTCTTGAGTAGTTCTGTAACAGACCAGCCTTCTCCTGAAACTGAAGAGTGTGACTTATTGAGCCAAGAATTAAGAGCAACTGCAAGTACTTCCAGTTTAAACAATGGTCAAGGTGAAgataaaagaacttttcaaagtcCTGCTCAGTTCAAGGGCTATCCTAAAGCCGCTCCAAGGAAAAATTCAACCAGGAAAAGAGAACCAGGCAAAAGTATGATCATAACAGACACACCAGAAAAAATCCgtatgatggaaaagaaaaatacagctataggaaaaaaaacttctgaggcAACTAAATCATGCAGAAGTTTATTTAATGCCAATGTTGCCATTGATAACTGTGAGGGGCCCCATCAAAATTCAGACACCACGTCAGAGGGAGGACTTTCAAACCCCTTGGAaggtaatgaggatattttagaaggttttggaaataaagtaggtacagtaaaagttggtgattatgttttgattgagttttcatcgaagaaaaaattctactatgtaggtagaataattaaagaagcaagaaaacacaatggcgctgaagttacatatttacgaaaaagttccaaagtgccaaattcattttttttcccacatATTGAAGATATAGCATCTGTCAGCATGAAAgacattaaattagttttaccaCCTCCTTCTTATCGCAAAGGAACTGCAAGAATGAaaaggtttatttcatttaaaatttcatttgccaatttAGATGTTCGTTAA